In one window of Calypte anna isolate BGI_N300 chromosome 1, bCalAnn1_v1.p, whole genome shotgun sequence DNA:
- the LOC103536482 gene encoding LOW QUALITY PROTEIN: lymphotactin (The sequence of the model RefSeq protein was modified relative to this genomic sequence to represent the inferred CDS: deleted 1 base in 1 codon), with product MTIFKLCERGLTVATFSLFSALTKKLPAMKLHAAALLIIFWFGIFTVHVVKGSIGSQPMRKLSCVSLSTQKLNIRNLVSYEKQEVPINAIMFITTKGIRICVSPENKWVQAAVRKIDRRRTITGNNPVLGKANQTESSSELHITGKKA from the exons ATGACAATATTTAAACTCTGTGAAAGAGGGTTGACAGTAGccactttc tctctcttctctgcatTGACAAAGAAGCTCCCAGCAATGAAACTCCACGCTGCAGCTCTCCTCATCATCTTCTGGTTTGGCATCTTCACTGTGCACGTGGTGAAAG GGAGCATTGGAAGTCAACCCATGCGCAAACTGAGTTGTGTAAGTCTGTCTACACAGAAACTGAACATCAGAAATCTTGTCAGCTATGAAAAGCAAGAAGTTCCAATAAATGCCATCAT GTTTATCACCACAAAAGGTATCAGGATCTGTGTAAGCCCTGAAAACAAGTGGGTGCAGGCTGCTGTGAGGAAAATAGACCGAAGACGGACCATCACAGGAAATAATCCTGTCCTAGGCAAGGCCAACCAAACAGAATCATCATCAGAGCTGCACATCACAGGGAAAAAAGCCTGA